In one window of Burkholderia cenocepacia DNA:
- a CDS encoding LysE family translocator, protein MFGITHFGFFVFAVFLLNITPGPDTAYIVGRSVAQGRGAGLMSAFGISAGCCVHALACAFGLTALLAASATAFTVIKLVGAAYLIYLGVRMIIAKQATAPSGAAAAQAAAAKPLRQLFMQGFWTNVLNPKVVLFFVSFFPQFVSADSPHKAWAFLTLGAVFVAMSTVWTSLVAWVAGSVTQRFSGKPGVRKWLDRTVGSAFVGLGLRLAASQH, encoded by the coding sequence ATGTTCGGCATCACCCATTTCGGCTTCTTCGTGTTCGCGGTCTTCCTGCTGAACATCACGCCCGGCCCCGATACGGCCTACATCGTCGGCCGCAGCGTCGCGCAGGGGCGCGGCGCGGGGCTGATGTCGGCGTTCGGCATTTCGGCCGGCTGCTGTGTCCACGCGCTCGCCTGCGCATTCGGCCTCACCGCGCTGCTGGCGGCGTCGGCCACCGCGTTCACGGTGATCAAGCTGGTCGGCGCCGCGTACCTGATCTATCTCGGCGTGCGGATGATCATCGCGAAGCAGGCCACCGCGCCGTCGGGCGCCGCGGCCGCACAGGCCGCGGCCGCCAAGCCGCTGCGCCAGCTGTTCATGCAGGGTTTCTGGACCAACGTGCTGAATCCGAAGGTCGTGCTGTTCTTCGTGTCGTTCTTCCCGCAGTTCGTGTCGGCCGACAGTCCGCACAAGGCCTGGGCGTTCCTGACCCTCGGCGCGGTGTTCGTCGCGATGAGCACGGTCTGGACGAGCCTGGTTGCGTGGGTGGCGGGCAGTGTCACACAGCGATTTTCCGGCAAGCCGGGCGTCAGGAAGTGGCTCGATCGCACGGTTGGCAGCGCTTTCGTCGGCCTCGGTCTTCGTCTGGCCGCTTCGCAACACTGA
- the def gene encoding peptide deformylase: protein MALLNILHYPDKRLHKVAKPVDKVDDRIRKLVADMAETMYAAPGIGLAATQVDVHERVIVIDVSEEKNELRAFINPEIVWSSDAKQTYEEGCLSVPGIYDEVERPDHVRVRALNEQGETFELDCEGLLAVCVQHEMDHLMGRVFVEYLSPLKQTRIKTKMKKLERAM, encoded by the coding sequence ATGGCATTGCTCAATATTCTTCATTACCCCGACAAGCGGCTGCACAAGGTCGCGAAGCCCGTCGACAAGGTCGACGACCGGATCCGCAAGCTCGTCGCCGACATGGCCGAGACCATGTACGCGGCGCCCGGCATCGGCCTGGCGGCCACGCAGGTCGACGTGCACGAGCGCGTGATCGTGATCGACGTCTCCGAAGAGAAGAACGAGCTGCGCGCGTTCATCAACCCGGAGATCGTGTGGTCGAGCGACGCGAAGCAGACCTATGAAGAAGGCTGCCTGTCGGTGCCCGGCATCTATGACGAAGTCGAACGCCCCGACCACGTGCGCGTGCGTGCGCTCAACGAGCAGGGCGAGACGTTCGAGCTCGACTGCGAAGGCCTGCTCGCCGTGTGCGTCCAGCACGAGATGGATCACCTGATGGGCCGCGTGTTCGTCGAATATCTGTCGCCGCTCAAGCAGACGCGTATCAAGACGAAGATGAAGAAACTCGAACGCGCGATGTAA
- the dprA gene encoding DNA-processing protein DprA gives MAPRAPLAAAFEGRLMSPQALMPAALRAWLQLAHAPGLSPAVLQVLLAAFGSPDALLRAPDEAIAAVVSPAAAQAVRASERDGLDTRTDAALAWLDGPGNVLVTLSDPAYPPRLRDLHDPPPLLYVKGQLDLLHARGLAVVGSRHATPQGLADATHFAHVLSDAGLTIVSGLALGIDGAAHRGGLDGRSGTVAVIATGADLVYPARHRALAHEIAAHGAIVSEWPLGTPARAAHFPQRNRLIAALAIGALVVEAAPRSGSLITARLANELGRDVFAMPGSIHAPLAQGCHALIRDGAKLTAAPLDVLEEYGLGEPAARATSGAMRAGNQGPNVDEIREPEAAGIAQADRPAATTAPASIEAAPPGTPSEQAVLAALGYGPVTYEWLAEHSGLSDDVLHGALLSLELTGRVASVAGGRFARLDAAPTPSARGVLHSPA, from the coding sequence ATGGCGCCACGCGCTCCGCTGGCCGCCGCATTCGAGGGCCGCCTCATGTCCCCGCAAGCGTTGATGCCCGCCGCGCTGCGCGCCTGGCTGCAGCTCGCGCATGCGCCCGGTCTCTCGCCCGCCGTGCTGCAGGTGCTGCTCGCGGCTTTCGGCTCGCCGGACGCGCTGCTGCGCGCGCCCGACGAGGCAATCGCCGCCGTGGTCAGCCCCGCCGCCGCGCAGGCCGTGCGCGCGAGCGAGCGCGACGGTCTCGATACGCGCACCGACGCCGCGCTCGCGTGGCTCGACGGACCGGGCAACGTGCTCGTCACGCTGAGCGATCCGGCCTACCCGCCGCGGCTGCGCGATCTGCACGATCCGCCGCCGCTGCTATATGTAAAGGGGCAGCTCGACCTGCTGCACGCACGCGGCCTCGCGGTGGTCGGCAGCCGCCATGCGACGCCGCAGGGGCTCGCCGACGCCACGCATTTCGCCCACGTGTTGTCCGACGCGGGCCTCACGATCGTCTCGGGCCTCGCACTCGGCATCGACGGCGCCGCGCATCGTGGCGGGCTCGACGGCCGCTCGGGCACCGTCGCGGTGATCGCGACGGGCGCCGATCTCGTCTACCCGGCGCGACACCGGGCGCTCGCGCACGAAATCGCCGCACACGGCGCGATCGTGTCGGAATGGCCGCTCGGCACGCCGGCCCGCGCCGCGCATTTCCCGCAGCGCAACCGGCTGATCGCCGCGCTCGCGATCGGCGCGCTCGTCGTCGAGGCCGCCCCGCGCTCGGGTTCGCTGATCACCGCGCGGCTCGCGAACGAATTGGGGCGCGACGTGTTCGCGATGCCCGGTTCGATCCACGCGCCGCTCGCGCAGGGCTGCCACGCGCTGATCCGCGACGGCGCGAAGCTCACCGCGGCGCCGCTCGACGTGCTCGAGGAATACGGGCTGGGCGAACCGGCGGCGCGCGCAACGAGCGGCGCAATGCGAGCCGGTAATCAGGGCCCGAATGTCGACGAAATCCGCGAACCCGAAGCTGCCGGCATCGCGCAAGCGGATCGCCCTGCCGCGACCACCGCGCCGGCCTCCATCGAAGCCGCTCCGCCAGGCACCCCGTCGGAACAGGCGGTGCTCGCCGCGCTGGGATACGGCCCCGTGACGTACGAATGGCTGGCCGAGCACAGCGGCCTGTCCGACGACGTGCTGCATGGCGCGCTGCTCTCGCTGGAACTGACCGGCCGCGTCGCGAGCGTCGCCGGCGGACGCTTCGCGCGGCTTGACGCCGCGCCCACCCCCTCTGCGCGGGGCGTGCTACATTCCCCGGCATAG
- the esaS gene encoding sensor histidine kinase EsaS (Enhanced Sensitivity to Antibiotics Sensor), which yields MLNKVRRAASGKSLLIRVIVSTVAITALLLLVLLAAASANTEFFDRYYSWLYATNIIVALVFLLVVLGLIGMIVVRLRKGKFGTRLLAKLAVFFALVGVVPGGIIYIVSYQFVSRSIESWFDVNVETALTAGLNLGRGMLDASLSDLQTKARLMSDQLASVDANTNGTTLTLLRLRDQFGVQDATIVEPSRGGSGAAPDLHIVAQASGNFAALIPDDLPTPLMLSQAREHGAYAAIEGEVDGDPRAHGAKGALRLRVVRPIPDATTSLLQPAERFLQLTQPVPPGLAHNADAVQRAYREYQEKSLGRTGLRKMYIGTLTLALFLATFIAMMLALALGQQLARPLFLLAQGTKEITEGDYTPKREIKTRDELGFLTQSFNAMTRQLSEARLAVEKNRIALEHSKTYLESILANLTAGVFVLDRQFRLTTANRGAERIFRQPFNSLIGTTLDRIGVAAGFGAMVRKAFADREAASDGGSGDRGHWQQQFAIEVPGETDPLTLLVRGTRLVSTVEGQADDPQTSGYVVVFDDISDVISAQRSVAWGEVARRLAHEIKNPLTPIQLSAERLQMKLSDKLAPPDADVLKRGATMIVNQVAAMKRMVDDFREYARTPPAVLANLQLNELASEVLGLYGVGEGKSPIVAELAPSLPVIRGDATQLRQVIHNLLQNAQDSVAESAHPRVLIETKTVEYGDPDAEGKTRVAVRLTVSDNGPGFPARILTRAFEPYVTTKAKGTGLGLATVKKIVDEHGARIDLRNRMHGETVEGAQVSILFLQMASDTPGAEPGAQDGTTPAKTKASEQTKAA from the coding sequence GTGCTAAATAAAGTACGCCGCGCGGCCAGCGGGAAGAGCCTCCTCATCCGCGTGATCGTCTCGACGGTCGCGATCACCGCACTGCTGCTGCTCGTGCTGCTCGCGGCCGCGAGCGCGAACACCGAATTCTTCGACCGCTACTACTCGTGGCTGTACGCGACGAACATCATCGTCGCGCTCGTGTTCCTGCTCGTGGTGCTCGGGCTGATCGGGATGATCGTCGTGCGCCTGAGGAAGGGCAAGTTCGGCACGCGGCTGCTCGCGAAGCTCGCGGTGTTCTTCGCGCTCGTCGGCGTGGTGCCGGGCGGGATCATCTACATCGTGTCGTACCAGTTCGTGTCGCGCAGTATCGAGTCGTGGTTCGACGTGAACGTCGAGACGGCGCTGACGGCCGGGCTGAACCTCGGCCGCGGAATGCTCGATGCGTCGCTGTCCGATCTGCAGACCAAGGCGCGGCTGATGTCCGACCAGCTCGCGAGCGTCGATGCGAACACGAACGGCACGACGCTCACGCTGCTGCGGCTGCGCGACCAGTTCGGCGTGCAGGACGCGACGATCGTCGAGCCGAGCCGCGGCGGCTCGGGCGCCGCGCCCGACCTGCACATCGTCGCGCAGGCGTCGGGCAATTTCGCGGCGCTGATTCCGGACGACCTGCCGACGCCGCTGATGCTGAGCCAGGCGCGCGAACACGGCGCGTATGCGGCGATCGAGGGCGAGGTCGACGGCGACCCGCGCGCGCATGGCGCGAAGGGCGCGCTGCGGTTGCGCGTCGTGCGGCCGATTCCCGATGCGACGACGTCGCTGCTGCAGCCGGCGGAGCGGTTCCTGCAGCTCACGCAGCCGGTGCCGCCCGGGCTCGCGCACAACGCGGACGCCGTGCAGCGCGCGTACCGCGAGTACCAGGAAAAGTCGCTCGGCCGCACGGGCCTGCGCAAGATGTACATCGGCACGCTGACACTCGCGCTGTTCCTCGCGACCTTCATCGCGATGATGCTCGCGCTCGCGCTCGGCCAACAGCTCGCGCGGCCGCTGTTCCTGCTCGCGCAGGGCACGAAGGAGATCACGGAAGGCGACTACACGCCGAAGCGCGAGATCAAGACGCGCGACGAGCTCGGCTTCCTCACGCAGTCGTTCAACGCGATGACGCGCCAGTTGTCCGAGGCGCGGCTCGCGGTCGAGAAGAACCGCATCGCGCTCGAGCATTCGAAGACGTATCTCGAGAGCATCCTCGCGAACCTGACGGCCGGCGTGTTCGTGCTCGACCGCCAGTTCCGGCTGACGACGGCCAATCGCGGCGCCGAGCGGATCTTCCGGCAGCCGTTCAACTCGCTGATCGGCACGACGCTCGACCGGATCGGCGTGGCCGCCGGGTTCGGCGCGATGGTGCGCAAGGCATTCGCCGATCGCGAGGCGGCGTCCGACGGCGGCAGCGGCGATCGCGGCCACTGGCAGCAGCAGTTCGCGATCGAGGTGCCGGGCGAAACCGATCCGCTGACGCTGCTCGTGCGCGGCACGCGGCTCGTGTCGACGGTCGAGGGGCAGGCCGACGATCCGCAGACGTCCGGTTACGTCGTCGTGTTCGACGACATCTCCGACGTGATTTCCGCGCAGCGTTCGGTCGCGTGGGGCGAGGTCGCGCGGCGGCTCGCGCACGAGATCAAGAATCCGCTGACGCCGATCCAGCTGTCGGCCGAGCGGCTGCAGATGAAGCTGTCGGACAAGCTCGCGCCGCCCGACGCGGACGTGCTCAAGCGCGGCGCGACGATGATCGTGAACCAGGTGGCCGCGATGAAGCGGATGGTCGACGATTTCCGCGAATACGCGCGCACGCCGCCGGCGGTGCTCGCGAACCTGCAGTTGAACGAACTGGCGAGCGAGGTGCTCGGGCTGTACGGCGTCGGCGAAGGCAAGAGCCCGATCGTCGCCGAGCTCGCGCCGTCGCTGCCGGTGATTCGCGGCGACGCGACGCAATTGCGCCAGGTGATTCACAACCTGCTGCAGAATGCGCAGGATTCGGTCGCGGAGTCCGCGCATCCGCGTGTGTTGATCGAAACCAAGACAGTAGAATATGGCGACCCCGACGCCGAGGGCAAAACGCGCGTCGCGGTACGGCTTACCGTGTCCGACAACGGGCCCGGTTTTCCGGCACGCATCCTGACCCGCGCGTTCGAGCCTTACGTGACGACGAAGGCGAAGGGCACGGGGCTCGGGTTGGCCACGGTCAAGAAAATCGTTGACGAGCACGGCGCGCGGATCGATCTGCGCAATCGCATGCACGGCGAGACCGTCGAGGGTGCGCAGGTATCGATCCTGTTCCTGCAGATGGCGAGCGATACGCCAGGCGCCGAACCGGGTGCACAGGACGGGACGACTCCCGCCAAGACAAAAGCAAGTGAGCAGACAAAGGCAGCGTAA
- the htpX gene encoding zinc metalloprotease HtpX: MFNWVKTAMLMAAITALFIVIGGMIGGSRGMTIALLFALGMNFFSYWFSDKMVLRMYNAQEVDESTAPQFYRMVRELATRANLPMPRVYLINEDAPNAFATGRNPEHAAVAATTGILRVLSEREMRGVMAHELAHVKHRDILISTITATMAGAISALANFAMFFGGRDENGRPANPIAGIAVALLAPIAGALIQMAISRAREFEADRGGAQISGDPQSLATALDKIHRYAAGIPFQAAEAHPATAQMMIMNPLHGGGLQNLFSTHPATEERIARLMEMARTGRFE; this comes from the coding sequence ATGTTCAATTGGGTCAAAACGGCGATGCTGATGGCCGCGATCACGGCCCTGTTCATCGTGATCGGCGGGATGATCGGCGGCTCGCGCGGCATGACGATCGCGCTGCTGTTCGCGCTCGGCATGAATTTCTTCTCGTACTGGTTCTCGGACAAGATGGTGCTGCGCATGTACAACGCGCAGGAAGTCGACGAGAGCACGGCACCGCAGTTCTACCGGATGGTGCGCGAGCTGGCCACGCGCGCGAACCTGCCGATGCCGCGCGTCTACCTGATCAACGAGGATGCGCCGAACGCGTTCGCGACGGGCCGCAACCCCGAACATGCGGCGGTCGCCGCGACGACGGGCATCCTGCGCGTGCTGTCGGAGCGCGAGATGCGCGGCGTGATGGCGCACGAACTCGCGCACGTGAAGCACCGCGACATCCTGATCTCGACGATCACCGCGACGATGGCGGGCGCGATCTCGGCACTCGCGAACTTCGCGATGTTCTTTGGCGGGCGCGACGAGAACGGCCGGCCGGCCAACCCGATCGCGGGGATCGCGGTCGCGCTGCTCGCCCCGATCGCAGGCGCGCTGATCCAGATGGCGATTTCGCGAGCCCGCGAGTTCGAAGCCGACCGCGGCGGCGCGCAGATTTCCGGCGATCCGCAGTCGCTCGCCACCGCGCTCGACAAGATCCACCGCTATGCGGCGGGCATCCCGTTCCAGGCGGCCGAGGCGCATCCGGCCACCGCGCAGATGATGATCATGAACCCGCTGCACGGCGGCGGCCTGCAGAACCTGTTCTCGACGCACCCGGCCACCGAGGAGCGCATCGCCCGCCTGATGGAGATGGCGCGCACCGGCCGCTTCGAGTGA
- a CDS encoding thioredoxin family protein gives MPALNLDTDADRIAERLADPGTLLVACLCAEWCGTCRDYRSAFDQLADAHPDACFAWIDIETHADRLDDLDVENFPTILIEDAHTARFFGTVLPHAAIVERMLSDLSAVPGAPHAPKLRDILNVEA, from the coding sequence ATGCCCGCGCTGAATCTCGACACCGATGCAGATCGGATCGCCGAGCGCCTCGCCGATCCCGGCACGTTGCTGGTCGCCTGCCTGTGCGCCGAATGGTGCGGCACGTGCCGCGACTACCGGAGCGCCTTCGACCAGCTCGCCGATGCGCATCCGGACGCCTGCTTCGCCTGGATCGACATCGAAACCCATGCCGACCGCCTCGACGATCTCGACGTCGAGAATTTCCCGACCATCCTGATCGAGGATGCCCACACCGCCCGCTTCTTCGGCACGGTGCTGCCGCACGCGGCGATCGTCGAGCGCATGCTGTCCGACCTGAGTGCGGTGCCCGGTGCGCCGCACGCACCGAAATTGCGCGACATCCTGAACGTCGAAGCCTGA
- the fmt gene encoding methionyl-tRNA formyltransferase: MTHTLRVIFAGTPEFAAAALAAIHEAGFPVPLVLTQPDRPAGRGMKLQASAVKRYAVEHGMAVAQPPSLRRAGKYPAEAADAIELLRTTPHDVMVVAAYGLLLPQEVLDIPRAGCINIHASLLPRWRGAAPIHRAIEAGDAETGVTLMQMDVGLDTGAMIEEARIAIAPDDTTATLHDRLAADGARLIVDALVRLERDGTLPATPQPADGVTYAEKIGKHEAALDWRKPADVLARQVRAFDPFPGGVATLDGAAIKLWAAEPVAAHGTIASAAPGTIVEAAPEGVVVACGSGALRVTQLQKPGGKRLPAREFLAGSPLAAGQRFALPDVD; encoded by the coding sequence ATGACCCATACGTTGCGCGTGATTTTTGCCGGCACGCCGGAATTCGCCGCGGCTGCCCTTGCCGCGATCCACGAGGCCGGTTTCCCGGTGCCGCTCGTGCTCACCCAGCCCGATCGCCCGGCCGGGCGCGGGATGAAGCTCCAGGCGAGCGCCGTGAAGCGCTACGCGGTCGAGCACGGGATGGCCGTCGCGCAGCCGCCGTCGCTGCGTCGCGCGGGCAAGTACCCGGCGGAGGCGGCCGACGCGATCGAACTGCTGCGCACGACGCCGCACGACGTGATGGTGGTGGCCGCGTACGGCCTGCTGCTGCCGCAGGAAGTGCTCGATATCCCGCGCGCCGGCTGCATCAACATTCACGCATCGCTGCTGCCGCGCTGGCGCGGCGCGGCGCCGATCCATCGTGCGATCGAGGCAGGCGACGCCGAGACGGGCGTCACGCTGATGCAGATGGACGTCGGCCTCGACACCGGTGCGATGATCGAGGAGGCGCGCATCGCGATCGCGCCCGACGATACGACCGCGACGCTGCACGACCGCCTCGCCGCCGACGGCGCGCGGCTGATCGTCGACGCGCTCGTGCGGCTCGAGCGCGACGGGACGCTGCCGGCGACGCCGCAGCCGGCCGACGGCGTGACCTACGCCGAAAAGATCGGCAAGCACGAAGCGGCGCTTGACTGGCGCAAGCCTGCCGACGTACTCGCGCGCCAGGTGCGTGCGTTCGACCCGTTCCCGGGCGGCGTCGCGACGCTCGACGGCGCGGCCATCAAGCTGTGGGCGGCCGAGCCCGTGGCGGCGCATGGCACGATTGCCAGCGCGGCGCCCGGCACGATCGTCGAAGCCGCGCCGGAAGGCGTGGTGGTCGCATGCGGCAGCGGCGCGCTGCGCGTCACCCAGCTGCAGAAGCCCGGCGGCAAGCGGCTGCCTGCACGCGAATTCCTCGCCGGTTCGCCGCTCGCCGCCGGCCAGCGTTTCGCGCTGCCCGACGTCGACTGA
- a CDS encoding DUF4390 domain-containing protein, whose protein sequence is MTIKHLFPFRLAAVLLVALTLCLAVVRPAHAESIAVQRASLQSDGSGWSLDARFDFELNPNLEDAVNKGIPLYFTTDFELSRARWYWFDEQPVAVTQTIRLSFQPLTREYRVSTGGLQLGFPSLKDALAVVRHITSWHVIDRNQVRAGETYTASVRMQLDTALMPKPFQVDAVNNRDWTLGSDWKRFNFTVTERAK, encoded by the coding sequence GTGACGATCAAACACCTTTTTCCCTTTCGGCTCGCGGCCGTCCTGCTGGTCGCGTTGACGCTGTGCCTGGCCGTCGTCCGGCCGGCGCATGCCGAATCGATCGCCGTGCAGCGCGCATCGCTCCAGTCCGACGGCAGCGGCTGGAGCCTGGACGCGCGGTTCGACTTCGAGCTGAATCCGAACCTCGAGGATGCCGTCAACAAGGGCATCCCGCTTTACTTCACGACCGACTTCGAGCTGAGCCGCGCGCGCTGGTACTGGTTCGACGAGCAGCCGGTGGCGGTCACGCAGACGATCCGCCTGTCGTTCCAGCCGCTCACGCGCGAGTACCGCGTGTCGACGGGCGGCCTGCAGCTCGGCTTCCCGTCGCTGAAGGATGCGCTCGCGGTGGTCCGCCACATCACGTCGTGGCACGTGATCGACCGTAACCAGGTACGGGCAGGCGAAACCTACACGGCGTCGGTGCGGATGCAGCTCGACACGGCGCTGATGCCGAAGCCGTTCCAGGTCGATGCCGTGAACAACCGCGACTGGACGCTCGGGTCGGACTGGAAGCGCTTCAACTTCACGGTGACCGAACGTGCTAAATAA
- a CDS encoding DNA topoisomerase III, whose product MSKALIIAEKPSVANDIARALGGFTKHDEYYESDDFVLSSAVGHLLEIAAPEEYEVKRGKWSFAHLPVIPPHFDLNPIAKSESRLKVLTKLMKRKDVDRLINACDAGREGELIFRLIAQHAKAKQPVQRLWLQSMTPQAIRDGFANLRSDTDMQPLADAARCRSEADWLVGINGTRAMTAFNSKGGGFFLTTVGRVQTPTLSIVVEREEKIRRFIPRDYWEVKAEFACASGFYEGKWYDPKFKRDEFDPEKRDSRLWSLPAAETIVAACRDQIGTVSEESKPSTQLSPLLFDLTSLQREANGRFGFSAKNTLGLAQALYEKHKVLTYPRTDARALPEDYLSTVQSTLEMLKESNNYLPHAKQVLDKGWVKPNKRIFDNSKISDHFAIIPTLQAPKALSEPEQKLYDLVVKRFLAVFFPAAEFRVTTRITEVAGHHFKTEGKVLVEPGWLQVYGRDAEGADANLVPVQKDEKVKTDEIAAVALVTKPPARYSEATLLSAMEGAGKLVEDDELREAMAAKGLGTPATRAAIIEGLLGEKYLLREGRELIPTAKAFQLMTLLRGLGVKELTAPELTGEWEYKLSQMERGNLGRDAFMQEIARMTQQIVKRAKEYDSDTIPGDYATLETPCPNCGGQVKENYRRFACTKCDFSISKIPGSRQFEIPEVEELLQKKEIGPLSGFRSKMGRPFSAILKLSFDDETKNYKLEFDFGQDQGGEEGEAPDFSAQEPVGACPKCKGRVFEHGMSYVCEHSVANPKTCDFRSGKVILQQEITREQMGKLLADGRTDLLPNFKSSRTGRNFKAFLVKQPDGKIGFEFEKKEPKAAAAKKTAKSATKDAETVTEGAEEKPAPARKTAARKTTARKTGS is encoded by the coding sequence ATGTCCAAAGCACTGATCATTGCGGAAAAGCCTTCTGTCGCGAACGACATCGCACGCGCTTTGGGCGGCTTTACCAAGCATGACGAGTATTACGAGAGCGACGATTTCGTCCTTTCGTCCGCTGTCGGCCACCTGCTGGAAATCGCCGCCCCGGAGGAGTACGAGGTCAAGCGCGGGAAATGGAGCTTCGCGCATCTGCCCGTCATTCCCCCGCATTTCGACCTGAACCCGATCGCAAAAAGCGAGTCGCGCCTCAAGGTGCTCACGAAGCTGATGAAGCGCAAGGACGTCGACCGCCTGATCAACGCATGTGACGCGGGGCGCGAGGGCGAGCTGATTTTCCGCCTGATCGCGCAGCACGCGAAGGCGAAACAGCCGGTCCAGCGCCTGTGGCTGCAATCGATGACGCCGCAGGCGATTCGCGACGGTTTCGCGAACCTGCGCAGCGACACGGACATGCAGCCGCTCGCCGACGCCGCACGCTGCCGCTCGGAAGCCGACTGGCTCGTCGGGATCAACGGCACCCGCGCGATGACCGCGTTCAACAGCAAGGGCGGCGGCTTCTTCCTGACCACCGTCGGCCGGGTTCAGACGCCAACGTTGTCGATCGTCGTCGAACGTGAAGAGAAAATCCGCCGCTTCATCCCGCGCGACTACTGGGAAGTGAAGGCCGAATTCGCGTGCGCGAGCGGCTTCTACGAAGGGAAGTGGTACGACCCGAAATTCAAGCGCGACGAATTCGATCCGGAAAAGCGCGACTCCCGCCTGTGGAGCCTGCCGGCTGCCGAGACGATCGTCGCCGCCTGCCGCGACCAGATCGGCACGGTGTCCGAGGAATCGAAGCCGTCGACGCAACTGTCGCCGCTGCTGTTCGACCTGACGAGCCTGCAGCGCGAAGCGAACGGCCGTTTCGGCTTCTCCGCGAAGAACACGCTCGGTCTCGCGCAGGCGCTGTATGAAAAGCACAAGGTGCTGACGTACCCGCGTACCGACGCGCGCGCGCTGCCGGAAGACTACCTGTCGACCGTGCAGTCCACGCTCGAGATGCTCAAGGAGAGCAACAACTACCTGCCGCACGCGAAGCAGGTGCTCGACAAGGGTTGGGTGAAGCCGAACAAGCGGATCTTCGACAACTCGAAGATCAGCGACCACTTTGCAATCATCCCGACGCTCCAGGCGCCGAAGGCACTCTCCGAGCCCGAGCAGAAGCTGTACGACCTGGTCGTGAAGCGCTTCCTCGCCGTGTTCTTCCCGGCGGCCGAATTCCGCGTCACGACCCGGATCACCGAAGTCGCCGGCCATCACTTCAAGACGGAAGGCAAGGTGCTGGTCGAGCCGGGCTGGCTGCAGGTGTACGGCCGCGACGCCGAAGGCGCGGACGCGAACCTCGTGCCGGTGCAGAAGGACGAGAAGGTGAAGACCGACGAGATCGCCGCCGTCGCGCTCGTGACCAAGCCGCCCGCACGCTACTCGGAAGCGACGCTGCTGTCCGCGATGGAAGGCGCGGGCAAGCTGGTCGAGGACGACGAGCTGCGCGAGGCGATGGCCGCGAAGGGCCTCGGCACGCCGGCCACGCGTGCGGCGATCATCGAAGGCCTGCTCGGCGAAAAGTACCTGCTGCGCGAAGGCCGCGAACTGATCCCGACCGCGAAGGCATTCCAGCTGATGACGCTGCTGCGCGGCCTCGGCGTGAAGGAACTCACGGCGCCCGAGCTCACCGGCGAATGGGAATACAAGCTGTCGCAGATGGAGCGCGGCAATCTCGGCCGCGACGCGTTCATGCAGGAAATCGCCCGCATGACGCAACAGATCGTCAAGCGCGCGAAGGAATACGATTCCGACACGATCCCCGGCGACTACGCGACGCTCGAGACACCGTGCCCGAATTGCGGCGGCCAGGTGAAGGAAAACTACCGCCGCTTCGCGTGCACGAAATGCGACTTCTCAATCTCGAAAATCCCGGGCAGCCGGCAGTTCGAGATCCCGGAAGTCGAGGAGCTGCTGCAGAAGAAGGAAATCGGGCCGCTGTCCGGCTTCCGAAGCAAAATGGGCCGCCCGTTCTCGGCGATCCTCAAGCTGTCCTTCGATGACGAGACGAAGAACTACAAGCTCGAGTTCGATTTCGGTCAGGACCAGGGCGGCGAGGAAGGCGAAGCGCCCGACTTCTCCGCGCAGGAGCCGGTCGGCGCGTGCCCGAAGTGCAAGGGCCGCGTGTTCGAGCACGGGATGAGCTACGTGTGCGAACACTCGGTGGCAAACCCGAAGACCTGCGACTTCCGCTCGGGCAAGGTGATCCTGCAGCAGGAAATCACGCGCGAGCAGATGGGCAAACTGCTCGCCGACGGCCGCACGGATCTGCTGCCGAACTTCAAGTCGTCGCGTACCGGCCGCAACTTCAAGGCGTTCCTCGTGAAGCAGCCGGACGGCAAGATCGGTTTCGAGTTCGAGAAGAAGGAACCGAAAGCCGCTGCCGCGAAGAAGACGGCCAAATCGGCGACGAAGGATGCCGAAACCGTGACGGAAGGCGCCGAAGAGAAACCGGCACCGGCCCGCAAGACCGCCGCCCGCAAGACGACGGCGCGCAAGACGGGTTCGTGA